The Streptomyces sp. NBC_00691 genome has a segment encoding these proteins:
- a CDS encoding Lhr family ATP-dependent helicase, producing the protein MVRSALDSFSPATRSWFTGAFTAPTAAQEGAWTAIGAGSDVLVVAPTGSGKTLAAFLASLDRLASAPQPAEPKKRCRVLYVSPLKALAVDVERNLRSPLTGIRQESVRLGLPEPDIRVGIRSGDTPPAERRSLATRPPDILITTPESLFLMLTSAAREALAGVETVILDEVHAVAGTKRGAHLALSLERLDELLPRPARRIGLSATVRPVDEVARYLSPGRAVEIVQPRSGKEFDLSVVVPVEDMGELGGSPASEGKDGGDKPSIWPHVEERIADLVQSHRSTIVFANSRRLAERLCNRLNEIAYERATGEPLPEGAQPAEIMAQSGAAQGAPPLLARAHHGSVSKEQRAQVEEDLKAGRLPAVVATSSLELGIDMGAVDLVVQVESPPSVASGLQRVGRAGHQVGAVSTGVVFPKYRGDLVQAAVVTERMRSGAIESMRIPANPLDVLAQQLVAVVALDTWQVDDLLALVRRAAPFASLPESAFTGVLDMLAGRYPSDAFAELRPRVVWDRVAGTVTGRPGAQRLAVTSGGTIPDRGLFGVFLVGSDPKKGGGRVGELDEEMVYESRVGDVFTLGTTSWRIQDITRDRVLVTPAPGVPGRLPFWKGDQLGRPLELGRAVGAFLREVGALSDDDARLRLLAAGLDAWAAENVLAYLKEQREACGHVPDDRTILVERFRDELGDWRVVIHSPFGAQVHAPWALALGARLAERYGMDAQVMHADDGIVLRLPDADLMGLDMGLDLLDHEPVDPGPHLDTAFDADKAPVGAADALFDKGEIGQIVTDQVGGSALFASRFRECAARALLLPKRNPGKRTPLWQQRQRAAQLLQVASEFGSFPIVLEAVRECLQDVFDLPGLTELMGDIEARRVRLVEVTTAEPSPFARSLLFGYVAQFLYEGDSPLAERRAAALSLDSRLLAELLGQAELRELLDADVLTELERELQWLTDDRRIKDMEGVADLLRVLGPLTDAELAERGAGTGWADELGAARRAIRVRIGGREHWAAIEDAGRLRDALGTALPVGVPEAFTEPVKDPLGDLLARFARTHGPFTSTQAATRFGLGAAVTDGALQRLAASGRVVQGEFHPSGIGQEWCDATILRRLRRRSLAALRHELEPVPPAALATFLPQWQHLGSNSLRGIDGLARAIEQLQGAPVPASALEKLILPSRVRDYSPALLDELTTTGEVVWAGAGALPGKDGWVSLYLADAAPLLLPQPHPLELSALHESVLTALSGGYGLFFRQIADQIRATTHPDATDPQLADALWDLAWSGRLTNDTLAPLRALLGSGRTAGSTAHRARRTVPRGRYGTLTAAARPASRTGPPTVSGRWSLLPPPEPEPTHRAHALARTLLDRHGVVTRGAVAAEGVEGGFSATYRILAAFEDSGQARRGYVVEGLGAAQFAMDGAVDRLRAAATARDRGAEAAAGARALVLAAADPANAYGAALSWPEPPTGAGHKPGRKAGALVVLVDGELSLYMERGGKTLLCWPTEPDDPALTAAAEALATSAKAGTLGTVTVERINGTTSLTSPLAAPLEKAGFIATPRGLRLRA; encoded by the coding sequence ATGGTCAGGTCCGCGCTCGACTCGTTCTCCCCCGCGACCCGCAGCTGGTTCACCGGGGCGTTCACCGCGCCCACGGCGGCGCAGGAGGGCGCCTGGACCGCCATCGGCGCCGGCTCCGACGTGCTCGTCGTCGCGCCGACCGGCTCGGGCAAGACCCTGGCCGCCTTCCTCGCCTCCCTCGACCGGCTCGCCTCCGCACCGCAGCCGGCCGAGCCGAAGAAGCGCTGCCGCGTGCTGTACGTGTCGCCGCTCAAGGCCCTCGCCGTGGACGTCGAGCGGAACCTGCGCTCGCCGCTGACCGGAATCCGGCAGGAGTCGGTGCGGCTCGGGCTTCCCGAGCCGGACATCCGGGTCGGCATCCGCTCCGGCGACACCCCGCCGGCCGAGCGCCGGTCCCTCGCGACCCGGCCGCCGGACATCCTGATCACCACGCCCGAGTCGCTGTTCCTGATGCTGACCTCCGCCGCCCGCGAGGCACTCGCGGGCGTGGAGACGGTCATCCTGGACGAGGTCCACGCCGTCGCGGGCACGAAGCGGGGCGCGCACCTGGCCCTCTCCCTGGAGCGGCTCGACGAGCTGCTGCCCCGCCCCGCGCGCCGGATCGGGCTGTCGGCCACGGTCCGCCCGGTGGACGAGGTGGCCCGGTACCTGTCGCCGGGGCGCGCCGTGGAGATCGTGCAGCCGCGCTCGGGCAAGGAGTTCGACCTCTCCGTCGTCGTCCCCGTCGAGGACATGGGCGAGCTGGGCGGCTCCCCCGCCTCCGAGGGCAAGGACGGCGGCGACAAGCCCTCGATCTGGCCGCATGTCGAGGAGCGGATCGCCGACCTCGTCCAGTCCCACCGCTCGACGATCGTCTTCGCCAACTCCCGCCGCCTCGCCGAGCGCCTGTGCAACCGGCTCAACGAGATCGCGTACGAGCGGGCCACCGGCGAACCGCTCCCCGAGGGGGCTCAGCCGGCCGAGATCATGGCCCAGTCCGGCGCGGCCCAGGGCGCCCCGCCGCTGCTCGCCCGCGCCCACCACGGCTCGGTGTCGAAGGAGCAGCGGGCCCAGGTCGAGGAGGACCTGAAAGCGGGCCGGCTGCCCGCCGTGGTGGCCACCTCCAGCCTGGAGCTGGGCATCGACATGGGCGCGGTCGACCTGGTCGTGCAGGTCGAGTCGCCGCCCTCGGTGGCCTCCGGGCTCCAGCGCGTGGGCCGCGCCGGGCACCAGGTCGGCGCGGTGTCGACGGGTGTGGTCTTCCCCAAGTACCGGGGCGACCTGGTGCAGGCGGCCGTGGTCACCGAGCGGATGCGGTCGGGCGCGATCGAGTCGATGCGGATCCCCGCCAACCCTCTGGACGTGCTGGCCCAGCAGCTGGTGGCCGTCGTCGCGCTCGACACCTGGCAGGTGGACGACCTGCTCGCCCTGGTGCGCCGGGCGGCGCCGTTCGCCTCGCTGCCCGAATCGGCGTTCACGGGCGTGCTCGACATGCTCGCCGGCCGCTACCCGTCGGATGCCTTCGCCGAGCTGCGCCCCCGCGTGGTCTGGGACCGGGTCGCCGGGACGGTCACGGGGCGGCCCGGCGCGCAGCGGCTCGCCGTCACCTCGGGCGGCACGATCCCCGACCGCGGCCTCTTCGGTGTGTTCCTCGTCGGCTCGGACCCCAAGAAGGGCGGGGGCAGGGTCGGCGAGCTCGACGAGGAGATGGTGTACGAGTCCCGGGTCGGCGACGTGTTCACCCTCGGCACCACCTCGTGGCGGATCCAGGACATCACCCGCGACCGGGTGCTCGTCACGCCGGCGCCCGGGGTGCCGGGCAGGCTGCCGTTCTGGAAGGGCGACCAGCTGGGCCGCCCCCTCGAACTGGGCCGCGCGGTCGGTGCGTTCCTCCGCGAGGTCGGCGCCCTCTCGGACGACGACGCACGGCTGCGGCTGCTCGCCGCGGGCCTGGACGCCTGGGCCGCGGAGAACGTCCTGGCGTACCTCAAGGAGCAGCGCGAGGCCTGCGGCCACGTGCCCGACGACCGGACGATCCTGGTCGAGCGCTTCCGGGACGAACTCGGCGACTGGCGGGTCGTCATCCACTCCCCGTTCGGCGCGCAGGTGCACGCCCCGTGGGCGCTGGCGCTCGGCGCGCGGCTCGCCGAGCGGTACGGCATGGACGCGCAGGTGATGCACGCGGACGACGGCATCGTGCTGCGTCTCCCGGACGCCGACCTGATGGGCCTGGACATGGGCCTGGACCTCCTCGACCACGAACCGGTCGACCCCGGACCGCACCTCGACACGGCCTTCGACGCCGACAAGGCGCCCGTCGGCGCCGCCGACGCCCTCTTCGACAAGGGCGAGATCGGCCAGATCGTCACCGACCAGGTGGGCGGCTCCGCGCTGTTCGCGTCCCGGTTCCGCGAGTGCGCCGCGCGCGCCCTGCTGCTGCCCAAGCGCAACCCCGGCAAGCGCACCCCGCTCTGGCAGCAGCGCCAGCGCGCCGCCCAGCTCCTCCAGGTGGCCAGTGAGTTCGGCTCGTTCCCGATCGTCCTGGAGGCCGTCCGCGAGTGCCTCCAGGACGTCTTCGACCTCCCCGGTCTGACGGAGCTGATGGGGGACATCGAGGCGCGCCGGGTCCGCCTGGTCGAGGTCACCACCGCCGAACCGTCCCCGTTCGCCCGCTCGCTCCTCTTCGGTTACGTGGCGCAGTTCCTGTACGAGGGCGACTCCCCGCTCGCCGAGCGGCGGGCGGCCGCACTCTCCCTGGACTCCCGGCTGCTCGCCGAGCTGCTGGGGCAGGCGGAGCTGCGCGAGCTGCTCGACGCCGATGTCCTGACGGAGCTGGAGCGGGAGCTCCAGTGGCTGACGGACGACCGGCGGATCAAGGACATGGAGGGCGTCGCCGACCTGCTGCGGGTCCTGGGCCCGCTGACGGACGCCGAGCTGGCCGAGCGCGGCGCCGGGACGGGCTGGGCGGACGAGCTCGGGGCGGCCCGTCGCGCGATCCGGGTCCGGATCGGGGGCCGGGAGCACTGGGCGGCCATCGAGGACGCGGGCAGACTCCGGGACGCCCTGGGCACGGCCCTGCCGGTCGGTGTGCCGGAGGCCTTCACCGAGCCGGTCAAGGACCCGCTCGGCGACCTCCTCGCGCGGTTCGCCCGGACGCACGGCCCGTTCACGTCCACCCAGGCCGCCACCCGCTTCGGCCTGGGCGCGGCCGTCACCGACGGCGCCCTCCAGCGGCTCGCCGCCTCGGGCCGCGTCGTCCAGGGCGAGTTCCACCCCTCCGGCATCGGCCAGGAATGGTGCGACGCCACGATCCTGCGCCGGCTGCGCCGCCGTTCCCTCGCCGCCCTGCGTCATGAACTGGAGCCGGTGCCGCCGGCCGCGCTCGCCACCTTCCTTCCGCAGTGGCAGCACCTGGGGAGCAACAGCCTGCGCGGCATCGACGGCCTCGCCCGCGCGATCGAGCAGCTCCAGGGCGCACCCGTGCCCGCCTCGGCGCTGGAGAAGCTGATCCTGCCGTCCCGGGTCCGCGACTACTCCCCGGCCCTTCTCGACGAGCTGACGACCACCGGCGAGGTCGTCTGGGCGGGAGCGGGGGCGCTGCCCGGCAAGGACGGCTGGGTCTCGCTGTACCTGGCGGACGCGGCACCGCTGCTCCTGCCGCAGCCGCACCCCCTGGAGCTGTCCGCGCTGCACGAGTCGGTGCTCACGGCCCTCTCCGGCGGGTACGGCCTGTTCTTCCGGCAGATCGCCGACCAGATCCGGGCCACCACCCATCCGGACGCCACCGATCCGCAGCTGGCGGACGCCCTCTGGGACCTGGCCTGGTCCGGCCGTCTGACCAACGACACGCTGGCCCCGCTGCGCGCACTGCTCGGCTCGGGCCGTACGGCCGGCTCCACCGCCCACCGCGCGCGCCGCACGGTCCCGCGCGGCCGGTACGGCACGCTGACCGCGGCCGCCCGCCCCGCCTCCCGCACCGGTCCTCCGACGGTCTCCGGCCGTTGGTCCCTGCTCCCCCCGCCGGAGCCCGAACCGACCCACCGGGCGCACGCGCTCGCCCGCACCCTCCTCGACCGGCACGGTGTGGTCACCCGGGGCGCGGTGGCGGCCGAGGGTGTGGAGGGCGGTTTCTCCGCCACGTACCGGATCCTGGCCGCCTTCGAGGACAGCGGCCAGGCCCGGCGCGGCTATGTGGTCGAGGGTCTCGGCGCGGCCCAGTTCGCGATGGACGGGGCGGTGGACCGCCTCCGGGCCGCGGCGACGGCACGCGACCGCGGCGCGGAGGCCGCGGCGGGCGCCCGCGCGCTGGTCCTCGCGGCGGCGGACCCGGCGAACGCCTACGGGGCGGCCCTGTCCTGGCCGGAGCCCCCGACGGGCGCCGGCCACAAACCGGGGCGCAAGGCGGGCGCCCTCGTGGTCCTGGTCGACGGCGAGCTCTCGCTCTACATGGAGCGCGGCGGCAAGACGCTCCTGTGCTGGCCGACGGAACCGGACGACCCGGCGCTGACAGCCGCGGCGGAGGCCCTGGCGACATCCGCGAAAGCGGGCACCCTGGGCACGGTGACGGTGGAGCGGATCAACGGGACGACGTCCCTGACCTCTCCCCTGGCGGCTCCCCT